One region of Flavobacterium sp. GSB-24 genomic DNA includes:
- a CDS encoding malectin domain-containing carbohydrate-binding protein, with translation MKRIVFFIFCFFSSLCFVWSQSKGSGKLRKEISLNSSWETVILDNLPLKEEDFVENPKTDSNWQKVSVPHNWDQYYGFRRTKHGNLHGTAWYKKSLKLDKKDVSKKLFLYFEGVSSYATVWVNGKKVGEHKGGRTTFTLDITKAVSFDKENQILVKAAHPSFIADLPWVCGGCSGEWGFSEGSQPMGIFRPVTLVVTNDVRIEPFGVHIWNDKSVSKQKAILHTTTEIKNYGASNRNLTIENILFDASGKKVAITKSDNKINSGETKEITQTLPEIINPKLWSPSSPYLYKLVTSIYENGKIIDQLTTPYGIRWVSWPVSRDGKDNRFFINGEPLFINGTCEYEHLIGNSHSFSDEMIHSRIEQIKAGGFNAFREAHQPHNLLYQKELDENGILFWSQFSAHIWYDTPEFKENFKTLLREWIKERRNSPSVVMWGLQNESTIPKEFAEECTQIIREMDPLSASQRIVTTCNGGEGTDWNVVQNWSGTYGGDPLKYHLEMSTQLLNGEYGAWRSADLHTEGEFDQKGTLSENRFSQLMEIKVREAESVKDKIAGQFNWLFASHENPGRVQNGEGFRDIDKVGPVNYKGLFTIWGEPLDAFYMYRANYVSNKTNPMVYIVSHTWPSRWDKPGIKNGIDIYSNCDEVELFNDVNKSSLGKLKNPGIGQHFQFNNVNIQYNVLYAVGYVNGKAVAKDYIVLNTLPKAPNLADLTPEKTDLLKDKKGYNYIYRVNCGAFEFTDSSGNTWFADTHKSGKYTWGSSSWTDNFEKLPDFFASQRTTFDPINGTKDPELFQSFRYGVDKLRYEFPVPDGEYLVELYFTEPWYGTGGGMDCKGWRLFDVAINENVVLKDFDIWAEAGHDQALKKTFVVKSKDGKIVISFPNVKAGQAIISAIAIGTKDRKLRPADASPKNIQNFVLDSYEKTNRIASWMDINSKQFSDSDVVFTELPSELFGADYLQFSVASKNKGSFTAKEDSNIYVLVDSKVKESASLSDYKKIEEKTKNSNGVSFTIFNKKVKKGEKVLFDNAESISTIAVVPVYDMGEKDDSRPVVIIEAENAKTTGTGIEKGNFKKADYIEFTKKTANSIQFEVKPGVAGIYLMRFKFMNRNETPLKVKFKMEDAYGILMRNDTIEFFTAPEKWKILNTTSGGYINAGTYKITLEGDDLKGLMLDNFEFQ, from the coding sequence ATGAAAAGAATAGTTTTTTTTATTTTTTGTTTTTTTTCAAGTCTTTGCTTTGTTTGGAGTCAGAGCAAAGGTTCAGGGAAGCTTCGTAAAGAAATTTCGCTGAATTCATCTTGGGAGACCGTAATACTGGATAATCTTCCGCTGAAAGAAGAAGATTTTGTAGAAAATCCAAAAACTGATTCCAATTGGCAAAAGGTAAGTGTGCCTCACAATTGGGATCAGTATTATGGTTTCAGAAGAACAAAACATGGAAATTTACATGGTACTGCTTGGTACAAGAAATCTTTAAAACTGGATAAAAAAGACGTTTCTAAAAAGCTTTTCCTCTATTTTGAAGGCGTCAGTTCCTACGCAACAGTTTGGGTAAACGGCAAAAAAGTCGGCGAACACAAAGGTGGCAGAACTACTTTTACATTAGACATAACAAAAGCCGTTTCTTTCGATAAAGAAAACCAGATTTTGGTTAAAGCAGCACATCCCTCTTTTATTGCCGATCTTCCTTGGGTTTGCGGAGGATGTTCTGGCGAATGGGGATTTTCTGAAGGTTCGCAGCCAATGGGAATTTTTAGACCTGTTACGTTGGTTGTTACAAACGATGTTAGAATAGAACCTTTTGGAGTTCATATCTGGAATGATAAATCGGTTTCCAAACAAAAAGCCATTCTTCATACTACAACAGAAATCAAGAATTACGGTGCTTCAAACCGAAATTTAACGATTGAAAACATCCTTTTTGATGCTTCAGGAAAGAAAGTTGCCATTACAAAAAGCGACAACAAAATTAATTCAGGAGAAACAAAAGAAATAACACAAACACTTCCAGAGATTATAAATCCGAAATTATGGTCGCCGTCGAGTCCGTATTTGTACAAATTGGTGACTTCTATTTATGAAAACGGAAAAATAATCGATCAGTTAACAACACCTTACGGAATCCGTTGGGTGAGCTGGCCGGTCAGCCGTGACGGAAAAGACAATCGTTTTTTTATCAATGGCGAACCTTTATTCATCAACGGAACCTGCGAATACGAACATTTAATTGGAAACAGTCATTCGTTTTCAGACGAAATGATTCATTCCAGAATCGAACAAATCAAAGCGGGCGGATTTAACGCTTTTAGAGAAGCGCATCAGCCTCATAATTTATTGTATCAAAAAGAATTAGACGAAAACGGAATTTTATTTTGGAGTCAGTTTTCGGCGCATATTTGGTACGATACACCAGAATTTAAAGAAAACTTCAAAACCTTATTACGCGAATGGATTAAGGAACGCAGAAATAGTCCGTCGGTGGTGATGTGGGGATTGCAGAATGAAAGTACTATTCCGAAAGAATTTGCAGAAGAATGTACTCAGATTATCCGCGAAATGGATCCGTTATCAGCTTCTCAAAGAATCGTGACGACTTGTAATGGAGGAGAAGGAACAGACTGGAATGTCGTTCAAAACTGGTCAGGAACGTATGGCGGAGACCCTTTGAAATATCATTTAGAAATGAGCACGCAGTTGTTAAACGGTGAATACGGCGCTTGGCGCTCAGCTGATTTACATACCGAAGGCGAGTTTGACCAAAAAGGAACTTTGAGCGAAAACAGATTCTCTCAATTAATGGAAATTAAAGTTCGCGAAGCCGAATCGGTTAAAGATAAAATTGCGGGGCAGTTCAACTGGCTTTTTGCTTCGCATGAAAATCCGGGACGCGTACAGAACGGAGAAGGCTTTAGAGATATTGACAAAGTAGGCCCGGTAAATTACAAAGGACTTTTTACCATTTGGGGCGAACCTTTAGATGCGTTTTATATGTACAGAGCCAATTACGTTTCGAACAAAACCAATCCGATGGTGTATATCGTTTCGCACACTTGGCCAAGCCGTTGGGATAAACCCGGAATCAAAAACGGAATCGATATTTATTCGAATTGTGACGAAGTAGAATTGTTTAATGATGTGAATAAATCTTCTTTAGGAAAATTAAAAAATCCAGGAATCGGACAGCACTTTCAGTTTAACAATGTCAATATTCAATACAATGTTTTGTATGCTGTTGGATATGTAAACGGAAAAGCGGTTGCTAAAGATTATATCGTTTTAAATACACTTCCGAAAGCGCCAAATTTAGCCGATTTAACTCCTGAAAAAACAGACTTATTAAAAGATAAAAAAGGCTATAATTACATCTACAGAGTAAATTGCGGTGCATTTGAATTTACTGATAGTTCAGGAAATACTTGGTTTGCAGATACGCACAAAAGCGGAAAATATACTTGGGGTTCTTCATCATGGACAGATAACTTTGAAAAACTTCCGGATTTCTTTGCAAGTCAGCGAACGACTTTTGATCCAATAAACGGTACAAAAGATCCCGAATTATTCCAAAGTTTTAGATACGGTGTTGACAAATTGCGTTACGAGTTTCCTGTTCCCGACGGAGAATATTTAGTAGAATTATACTTCACAGAACCGTGGTACGGAACTGGAGGTGGAATGGACTGCAAAGGCTGGCGTTTATTTGATGTTGCCATCAACGAAAATGTAGTTTTAAAAGATTTTGATATTTGGGCAGAAGCGGGACACGATCAGGCTCTGAAGAAAACTTTTGTCGTAAAAAGCAAAGACGGAAAAATTGTGATTTCGTTTCCGAATGTAAAAGCAGGGCAGGCAATTATTTCTGCAATTGCTATTGGAACTAAAGATCGAAAACTAAGACCTGCAGATGCATCGCCAAAAAATATTCAGAATTTTGTTTTAGATTCTTATGAGAAAACCAACAGAATAGCTTCGTGGATGGATATCAATTCAAAACAATTTTCAGATTCTGATGTTGTTTTTACCGAATTGCCTTCTGAATTATTCGGTGCCGATTATTTACAGTTTTCAGTTGCTTCTAAAAATAAAGGTTCGTTTACTGCCAAAGAAGATTCGAATATTTATGTTTTAGTTGATAGTAAAGTCAAAGAATCAGCTTCGCTTTCTGATTATAAAAAAATAGAGGAAAAAACGAAAAACAGCAATGGAGTTTCGTTTACCATTTTCAATAAAAAGGTTAAAAAAGGAGAAAAAGTTCTTTTTGATAATGCTGAATCGATAAGCACAATTGCTGTTGTTCCGGTTTATGATATGGGCGAAAAAGACGATTCAAGACCTGTTGTAATTATTGAAGCTGAAAACGCTAAAACAACAGGAACCGGAATTGAAAAAGGAAATTTCAAAAAAGCCGATTATATTGAGTTTACCAAAAAAACAGCAAACAGTATTCAGTTTGAAGTAAAACCGGGCGTTGCGGGAATTTATTTGATGCGTTTTAAATTCATGAACAGAAATGAAACGCCTTTAAAAGTCAAATTTAAAATGGAAGATGCGTACGGAATTTTAATGCGAAATGATACCATTGAGTTTTTTACAGCACCAGAAAAGTGGAAGATTTTAAATACGACATCGGGCGGTTATATTAATGCAGGAACGTATAAAATAACGTTGGAAGGAGATGATTTGAAAGGATTGATGCTGGATAATTTCGAATTTCAATAG
- a CDS encoding glycoside hydrolase family 20 zincin-like fold domain-containing protein: protein MKYLQLLFLCFYVSFATAQNITVVSDPSSPRAKFGADKLSEILTAKGFSVTSSDKFKKSKDKVIVIGGKGTDFWKKNAKSAKIDDSKLTKKEGFQIRTQNNIIYIEGTDASGALYGALELADRIKSSGKLPSEINLDDSPEMVLRGACIGMQKPVYLPGRDVYEYPYTPETFPWFYNKALWIKYLDMLVENRMNSLYLWNGHPFASLVKLKEYPFAVEVSDEDFKKNEEIYKFLTVEANKRGIWVIQMFYNIIVSKPFAEHYNIKTQDRSRPITPLLSDYTRKSIAAFIEKYPNVGLMVCLGEAINTVDDDVEWFTKTIIPGVRDGLQALGKTEEPPIILRSHDTDGPLVMEKSLPLYKNLYTESKYTGESLTTYTPGGPWGETHKQLSALKSIHIENVHILANLEPFRYGSPDFIQKTVKAMHSVHGANALHLYPQASYWDWPYSADKTKSGERLLEMDRDWIWYKAWARYAWDSKRDRNEEVKFWHNDLAAKFGTSQEAANNILKAYEETGEIAPKTLRRFGITEGNRQTLLLGMFESQLVNPSKWRVYPGFHESCGPAGELLLEYAKKEWNKEPHSGELPTQIIAEITEHGRLAVEAIDKAEASVTKDKEEFARLKNDMHAYKAFADFFSEKVKAALLVLRYSYSNDISDLDKAMPHLEKSIEYYELLVNLTKDTYYYANSMQTAQRRIPIGGDDGNNKTWAELLPHYERELANFKRNLEKLKSSKDGKIETKEGKPWKTAEVTFIDEKPGTYLVKTGTKVYGTDISELTKIAPELQNLRGFSFVENDQNEKGTHLKFRNTKAVKLVVGYFNSDQKRFLLPPSLETDAAGNAHGQAEVILASAMNLKELPRVNIHTYTFQPGENKLDLGKGKVLILGFIDADQIITPRDVGYIDAGEKAAIDWLFY from the coding sequence ATGAAATATTTACAATTACTTTTTTTATGTTTTTATGTCTCTTTCGCGACAGCGCAGAACATCACAGTTGTGAGTGATCCGAGTTCGCCGAGAGCAAAATTTGGCGCAGATAAATTATCTGAAATACTTACAGCAAAAGGTTTCAGCGTAACTTCTTCTGATAAATTCAAAAAATCAAAAGATAAAGTAATTGTTATTGGTGGAAAAGGAACTGATTTCTGGAAAAAAAATGCTAAAAGCGCTAAAATCGATGATAGCAAATTAACAAAGAAAGAAGGTTTTCAGATTCGTACTCAAAATAATATTATTTACATTGAAGGAACAGATGCTTCTGGAGCTTTGTATGGCGCTTTAGAATTAGCAGACCGTATTAAAAGTTCAGGAAAACTTCCGTCAGAAATTAATTTGGATGACAGTCCGGAAATGGTTTTAAGAGGTGCTTGCATCGGAATGCAGAAACCCGTTTATCTTCCTGGGCGTGATGTTTATGAATATCCGTATACACCGGAAACTTTTCCTTGGTTTTACAATAAAGCTTTATGGATAAAATATCTGGATATGCTGGTAGAAAACCGCATGAATTCCTTGTATTTATGGAACGGACATCCGTTTGCTTCTCTAGTGAAATTAAAAGAATATCCTTTTGCTGTAGAAGTAAGCGACGAAGATTTCAAAAAGAACGAAGAAATCTATAAATTCTTAACGGTAGAAGCGAACAAAAGAGGAATCTGGGTAATTCAGATGTTCTATAACATTATCGTTTCTAAGCCTTTTGCAGAACATTATAACATTAAAACACAAGATCGTTCGCGTCCAATTACGCCATTACTTTCAGATTATACCAGAAAATCTATCGCTGCTTTTATCGAAAAATACCCTAATGTTGGATTAATGGTTTGCTTGGGAGAAGCGATTAATACGGTTGATGATGATGTAGAATGGTTTACCAAAACAATTATTCCAGGCGTTCGCGATGGCTTACAAGCATTAGGAAAAACAGAAGAACCGCCAATTATTTTACGTTCTCACGATACAGACGGGCCTTTGGTAATGGAAAAATCACTTCCGTTATACAAAAACTTATATACAGAAAGTAAATATACAGGAGAATCTTTAACGACTTATACGCCGGGCGGACCTTGGGGCGAAACGCATAAACAATTGAGCGCTTTAAAATCAATTCATATTGAAAATGTTCATATTTTGGCCAACTTAGAACCCTTCAGATACGGTTCGCCGGACTTTATCCAAAAAACGGTTAAAGCTATGCACAGCGTTCACGGAGCCAATGCATTACACTTGTATCCGCAGGCATCGTATTGGGATTGGCCGTATTCGGCAGATAAAACTAAATCAGGCGAGCGTTTACTAGAAATGGATCGTGACTGGATTTGGTACAAAGCTTGGGCAAGATATGCGTGGGACAGCAAAAGAGACCGAAATGAAGAGGTGAAATTCTGGCATAATGATTTAGCCGCTAAATTCGGAACGAGTCAGGAAGCTGCGAATAACATCTTAAAAGCCTACGAAGAAACAGGAGAAATTGCGCCAAAAACATTAAGACGTTTCGGAATTACCGAAGGAAATCGTCAAACCTTATTATTAGGAATGTTTGAAAGCCAATTGGTAAATCCGTCGAAATGGCGTGTGTATCCTGGATTCCACGAATCTTGTGGACCAGCAGGCGAATTGCTTTTAGAATATGCTAAAAAGGAATGGAATAAAGAACCGCATTCGGGCGAACTTCCAACACAGATTATTGCTGAAATTACAGAACATGGAAGATTGGCTGTTGAAGCCATCGACAAAGCCGAAGCAAGCGTTACCAAAGATAAAGAAGAATTTGCACGTCTTAAAAACGATATGCATGCCTATAAAGCTTTCGCAGATTTCTTTTCAGAAAAAGTAAAAGCAGCCTTATTGGTTTTAAGATACAGTTATTCAAATGATATCAGCGATTTAGACAAAGCAATGCCTCATTTGGAGAAAAGCATTGAGTATTACGAATTATTGGTGAACCTTACGAAAGATACGTATTACTATGCCAACAGTATGCAAACCGCTCAACGTAGAATTCCGATTGGTGGTGATGACGGTAATAACAAAACTTGGGCAGAATTATTACCGCATTACGAGCGTGAATTGGCTAATTTCAAAAGAAATCTAGAGAAGTTAAAATCTTCAAAAGACGGCAAAATTGAAACTAAAGAAGGAAAACCTTGGAAAACGGCCGAAGTTACTTTCATCGACGAAAAACCGGGAACTTATTTAGTAAAAACAGGAACAAAAGTTTACGGAACCGATATTTCTGAATTAACGAAAATTGCTCCTGAACTTCAAAACTTAAGAGGATTTTCGTTTGTAGAAAATGACCAGAACGAAAAAGGTACACATTTGAAGTTTAGAAATACAAAAGCGGTTAAATTAGTAGTTGGTTATTTCAATTCAGATCAAAAGAGATTTTTGTTACCGCCAAGTTTGGAAACAGATGCAGCAGGAAATGCCCACGGTCAGGCGGAAGTTATTTTGGCAAGCGCCATGAATTTAAAAGAGCTTCCGAGAGTAAACATTCATACCTATACTTTCCAGCCTGGCGAAAATAAATTAGATTTAGGAAAAGGAAAAGTATTGATTTTAGGTTTCATCGACGCAGATCAAATCATCACACCGCGTGATGTTGGATATATTGATGCAGGAGAGAAAGCAGCTATTGACTGGTTGTTTTATTAA
- a CDS encoding TIM barrel protein has protein sequence MKLKKHLLIAFLVVLSTTFNSCATAQSSNKKQKYKVAVCDWMILKRQKLGAFGLAAEIKADGIELDMGGLGNRPTFDSKLGDPVERQKFLDKSKETGVGISSIAMSGFYAQSFATREITPMITDCIQAMKNMKVKVAYLPLGTQTDLVKNPELRPEVIKRLQWAGKEVGKIGGVIAIETSLSATEEKKLLDEVGSKYIKSSFNFANAVDNGRDISSELKILGKKYLAQIHASNTDQFWLENDKAIDMPKIKQTLDEMKWGGWLIVERSRDVTQVHNVKANYGANVAYLKKIFQN, from the coding sequence ATGAAATTAAAAAAACATTTATTAATTGCCTTCCTTGTTGTTCTGTCAACAACATTCAACAGTTGTGCAACAGCTCAGTCTTCCAATAAAAAACAAAAATACAAAGTAGCAGTTTGCGACTGGATGATTTTAAAAAGACAAAAACTAGGCGCTTTTGGTTTGGCGGCTGAAATAAAAGCAGACGGAATCGAACTGGATATGGGAGGTTTAGGAAACCGACCAACTTTTGACAGCAAATTAGGCGATCCAGTTGAGAGACAAAAATTCTTAGATAAATCGAAAGAAACTGGAGTTGGAATCAGTTCTATTGCGATGTCTGGATTTTATGCGCAGTCATTTGCCACAAGAGAAATCACGCCAATGATTACGGATTGTATTCAAGCTATGAAAAATATGAAAGTTAAAGTGGCCTATCTTCCGTTAGGAACTCAAACTGATTTGGTTAAGAATCCAGAATTACGTCCAGAAGTGATCAAGAGATTGCAGTGGGCAGGAAAAGAAGTGGGGAAAATTGGTGGAGTTATCGCTATTGAAACTTCTTTGAGTGCTACAGAAGAGAAAAAACTTTTAGACGAAGTCGGTTCAAAATATATTAAAAGCTCTTTCAATTTTGCCAATGCAGTTGACAATGGCAGAGATATTTCATCAGAATTAAAAATCTTAGGAAAGAAATATTTAGCACAGATTCATGCATCAAACACCGATCAGTTTTGGTTAGAAAACGATAAAGCGATCGATATGCCGAAAATCAAACAAACGTTGGACGAAATGAAATGGGGCGGATGGCTAATTGTAGAACGTTCTCGTGACGTGACACAAGTGCACAATGTAAAAGCCAATTACGGAGCGAATGTAGCATATTTGAAAAAGATTTTTCAGAATTAA
- a CDS encoding sialidase family protein codes for MKITKLAFVLFGLFLLGSCKSALEKKTWKEGILVDQFIYDKAPYPSCHAVTIVEATNGDLVASWFGGTHERHPDVCIYVAIKPKGSDTWNEGVKVADGVMKEGSRLPTWNPVLYQIPGGDLMLFYKIGPKPSEWWGVIRTSSDGGKTWSEAQKMPDGFLGPIKNKPVLLSNGTLLCPSSIEGDGWRLRMESTPDFGKTWVMGDTLPRGKQKINAIQPSILFHKDGSIQAIGRTRNRAIFSTFSKDNGKTWSDIELIGLPNNNSGTDAVTLKNGKHLLVYNHVLPPGKEAKGPRTPLNVSISDDGINWKATLVLEDSKISQYSYPSMIQSSDGMVHIVYTWRREKLKYVKIDPTKLKALPIKNGIWPGEEGKVVTAVKAEEE; via the coding sequence ATGAAGATAACAAAATTAGCATTTGTCTTGTTTGGACTTTTCCTTTTAGGAAGTTGTAAGTCGGCTTTAGAGAAAAAGACTTGGAAAGAAGGAATTTTAGTAGATCAGTTTATTTACGATAAAGCGCCTTATCCGTCTTGCCACGCTGTTACAATTGTCGAAGCTACAAATGGTGATTTAGTTGCTTCTTGGTTCGGAGGAACTCACGAAAGACATCCTGATGTTTGTATTTATGTCGCTATTAAACCTAAAGGAAGCGATACTTGGAATGAAGGCGTAAAAGTTGCGGATGGTGTCATGAAAGAAGGTTCGAGATTACCAACATGGAATCCTGTTTTATATCAAATTCCGGGTGGTGATTTAATGCTTTTCTATAAAATCGGACCAAAACCATCAGAATGGTGGGGCGTAATCAGAACTTCATCTGATGGCGGAAAAACATGGTCTGAAGCACAAAAAATGCCTGATGGTTTCTTAGGACCAATCAAAAATAAACCGGTTTTATTGAGCAACGGAACTTTATTATGTCCGTCAAGTATCGAAGGCGACGGCTGGAGATTGCGTATGGAATCAACTCCTGATTTCGGAAAAACTTGGGTAATGGGCGATACGCTTCCAAGAGGAAAACAAAAAATCAATGCGATTCAGCCCAGTATTTTATTTCATAAAGACGGAAGTATTCAGGCCATCGGAAGAACCAGAAACAGAGCTATTTTCAGCACTTTCTCAAAAGACAACGGAAAAACTTGGTCTGATATTGAGTTAATCGGACTTCCAAATAACAACTCAGGAACAGATGCCGTAACTCTAAAAAACGGTAAACATTTACTAGTTTACAATCATGTTCTTCCTCCAGGGAAAGAAGCAAAAGGCCCAAGAACGCCTTTAAATGTTTCGATTTCGGATGACGGAATTAACTGGAAAGCTACTTTGGTTTTAGAAGATTCAAAAATCAGCCAGTATTCGTATCCTTCTATGATCCAAAGTTCTGATGGAATGGTGCATATCGTATACACTTGGAGAAGAGAAAAACTGAAATATGTAAAAATCGATCCAACGAAGTTAAAAGCACTTCCAATCAAAAACGGAATTTGGCCAGGCGAAGAAGGAAAAGTGGTAACGGCTGTTAAGGCTGAAGAAGAGTAA
- a CDS encoding glycoside hydrolase family 78 protein yields the protein MKKFFLHLTIIISLFTLSAKAQNKISVVDLKCEMLTNPEGIDVLQPRLSWKIKANVNDVKQTHFQILASSSLEKLNAGNADLWDSGKIQSDESVNVIYNGKKLKDRQDVYWKVVISTNKGEVKSIEPAHFSIGILTYADWKSTRWIGYEKTSPGDSISQYSRLSARYLRKEIDLKKKVKNAKVYIMGMGLYELYINGNKIGDQVLAPVPTDYTKNVKYNVFDVTSQLKEGKNALGTILGNGRFFTMRQDYKPYKIKTFGYPKMALQLFVEYTDGSKDVIRTDDTWKITTDGPILSNNEYDGEEYDARKEMKGWNTINFDDKKWLSAEYVQEPGGFYEGQMSANMKIKREVKPISIKQTPKGTYILDMGQNMVGWLQLKVKGNVGDKITMKFAESLQPDGSLYIANLRDAKTTDIYTLKGGGEEVWEPRFIFHGFRFVEISGFKTKPTLENFVGKVVYDDIATTGTFDSSNSIMNQIFKNAWWGISGNYKGMPIDCPQRNERQPWLGDRTTGAYGESFLFDNQTLYAKWLDDIKNAQTIDGGIPDVAPAFWRYYGDNVTWPGTYITVADMLYQQFGDKKVIEKQYPSMKKWMDYMEENYLVDDIMTKDKYGDWCVPPESLELIRSKDPARLTDGELISSAFFYQLLNTMKKFAVITNAEKDIAHYEDLASRIKKAFNAKYFNASKNNYANNTVTANLLPLTFGMVPEELQQKVFENLVHEVEVTKNGHVSTGVIGTQFLMRTLTNFGRGDLAFKLASNKTYPSWGYMVENGATTIWELWNGNTADPAMNSQNHVMLLGDLLIWYYENMAGIKSNPETPGFKQIIMKPDFNAGLTYVNASYESIYGLIKSDWKKDKKALVWNVTIPENTSAIVYLPTTDISAVSINKQKLDKTSHAFSVEKNQIIVTLSSGNFAINVK from the coding sequence ATGAAAAAGTTTTTTTTACATCTAACCATAATCATCTCACTTTTTACACTTTCGGCGAAAGCCCAAAATAAAATCAGTGTTGTGGATTTAAAATGCGAAATGCTGACTAATCCGGAAGGAATTGATGTTTTACAGCCAAGATTGAGCTGGAAAATAAAAGCAAACGTAAATGATGTAAAACAAACCCATTTTCAAATATTAGCTTCTTCAAGTTTAGAAAAGCTAAACGCAGGAAACGCTGATTTATGGGATAGTGGAAAAATACAAAGCGATGAATCTGTAAACGTAATTTATAACGGAAAAAAGCTAAAAGACAGACAAGATGTTTACTGGAAAGTAGTTATTTCTACCAATAAAGGTGAAGTAAAATCAATAGAACCGGCTCATTTCAGCATCGGAATTTTGACTTATGCCGACTGGAAATCGACGCGTTGGATTGGGTATGAAAAAACTTCTCCAGGCGATAGTATTTCGCAGTATTCTCGATTATCAGCCAGATATTTAAGAAAAGAAATTGACTTGAAAAAGAAAGTCAAAAATGCCAAAGTTTATATCATGGGAATGGGCTTGTACGAGCTGTACATTAACGGAAATAAAATTGGCGATCAGGTTTTGGCTCCCGTTCCTACGGATTATACGAAGAATGTGAAATACAATGTTTTTGATGTGACTTCGCAACTAAAAGAAGGCAAAAATGCATTGGGAACGATTTTAGGAAACGGACGTTTTTTTACGATGCGTCAGGATTATAAACCTTATAAAATCAAAACTTTTGGGTATCCGAAAATGGCTTTGCAGTTATTTGTAGAATATACAGATGGAAGCAAAGACGTTATTCGCACAGACGATACCTGGAAAATAACAACCGACGGACCAATCTTGTCAAACAACGAATACGACGGAGAAGAATACGATGCCCGTAAAGAAATGAAAGGCTGGAATACCATTAATTTTGATGATAAAAAATGGCTTTCGGCAGAATATGTTCAAGAACCAGGCGGATTCTATGAAGGACAGATGTCGGCGAATATGAAAATTAAACGCGAAGTAAAACCTATTTCGATTAAACAGACACCAAAAGGAACTTATATCTTAGATATGGGACAGAATATGGTAGGATGGCTGCAATTGAAAGTGAAAGGAAATGTGGGCGACAAAATCACGATGAAGTTTGCAGAATCTTTACAGCCAGATGGTTCGTTATATATTGCCAATCTTCGCGATGCTAAAACGACTGATATTTATACTTTAAAAGGCGGAGGAGAAGAAGTTTGGGAACCCCGTTTTATTTTTCACGGTTTTAGATTTGTTGAAATTTCAGGCTTCAAAACAAAACCTACTTTGGAAAATTTTGTTGGAAAAGTGGTTTATGATGATATTGCGACGACAGGAACTTTCGATTCTTCAAACTCGATAATGAATCAGATTTTTAAAAATGCGTGGTGGGGAATCAGCGGAAATTATAAAGGAATGCCAATCGATTGTCCGCAAAGAAACGAGCGTCAGCCTTGGTTGGGAGACAGAACCACAGGGGCTTATGGTGAAAGTTTCTTATTTGATAACCAAACATTATATGCAAAATGGCTCGACGATATTAAAAACGCACAAACTATTGACGGCGGAATTCCAGATGTTGCGCCAGCTTTCTGGCGTTATTACGGTGATAATGTGACTTGGCCGGGAACCTATATTACGGTTGCCGATATGCTGTATCAGCAGTTTGGAGACAAAAAAGTAATTGAAAAACAATATCCGTCTATGAAAAAATGGATGGATTATATGGAAGAAAATTATTTGGTAGATGATATCATGACCAAAGATAAATACGGTGATTGGTGCGTTCCGCCAGAATCTTTGGAGTTAATTCGTTCTAAAGATCCTGCTCGTTTAACAGATGGAGAATTGATCTCAAGTGCCTTTTTCTATCAGCTTTTAAATACGATGAAAAAGTTTGCGGTAATTACAAATGCTGAAAAAGATATTGCACATTATGAGGATCTGGCTTCGAGAATTAAAAAAGCATTCAATGCGAAATATTTTAATGCATCAAAAAATAATTACGCCAACAATACTGTAACAGCCAATTTACTGCCGTTGACTTTCGGAATGGTTCCAGAAGAATTACAGCAAAAAGTTTTCGAAAATTTGGTGCACGAGGTTGAAGTAACTAAAAATGGTCACGTAAGTACAGGAGTTATCGGAACGCAGTTTTTAATGCGAACACTGACTAATTTTGGGCGAGGTGATTTGGCTTTCAAATTAGCATCAAACAAAACCTATCCAAGCTGGGGTTATATGGTCGAAAACGGCGCAACCACCATTTGGGAACTTTGGAATGGAAACACTGCAGATCCTGCTATGAATTCGCAAAATCATGTAATGCTTTTGGGCGATTTATTGATTTGGTATTACGAAAATATGGCTGGAATCAAAAGTAATCCTGAAACTCCAGGTTTCAAACAGATTATTATGAAACCAGATTTTAATGCTGGATTGACTTATGTAAATGCTTCTTACGAATCTATTTACGGTTTAATTAAAAGTGACTGGAAAAAAGATAAAAAGGCTTTAGTTTGGAACGTTACTATTCCCGAAAATACTTCGGCTATTGTGTATCTTCCGACAACAGATATTTCTGCGGTTTCCATCAATAAACAGAAGCTGGATAAGACTTCTCATGCTTTTTCAGTAGAAAAAAATCAAATAATTGTCACACTTTCGTCAGGAAATTTTGCGATAAACGTTAAATAA